The Arabidopsis thaliana chromosome 5, partial sequence genomic interval acactttaaaaagaacaatgtCTTTAAAAACTTAATCAACTATTCGATTACAAGTCTCGCcgacatttttctttttgctagAGCCATTCATGTTGATGAATTTTCACTTCGGGCAAAAATATGGATCATGAGTTTAagtctagttttttttttttaaattactgTTAGtagcaaattattttatacatTAAGCAAATTGTGTATTCTGGTACATAAACTgcagaaaacaattaaatgaCATTTCTCACTACATTTTAGACAGTTTTGGACATTCATTCGATTAGTAAATGATTTCGTTCTCGTACGTGATGAAACACGAGAACCGATCGACATTAATGTTCCTTTTTCAGAATATTCTCAACGCTCAAAAGCTAAtctatatacatttttcactACTTTTTACATGATTCAtagaatacaaaaataattgaacGCATTTGAATAAGTAACTAAATATAGAGTATGATAATATCTAATTCAACCATTTTAATTATTGACTACATTGGCTTATCAAACTGAAACTTGATCATTTGGATAAGCAAACTTAAcaaattaatgttttgaaCAAATGCTCAactttacaagttttttttgtcttctataCGAAATCAATTCAAGTTTCATGACATTgtcttgtgaaaaaaaaacaagaaaaaatgtagAGAATTGACCTTTCTATAAAGAAATAGAGTCGTTAGATTGGATTTAAGGTGGTAGATATAAAGAAAACCGTCGGATCAGAAAATAGAGACAAAAGGGCATGTGACCGGTTTTTGCTTGAAAACTACTTGCTAACTTCTTCTCTACTCATTTATCagtgttataatttttttgttttttttatacacaTAGTACGTTCactaaaataacaatttaaaatgaatattgatataatttagtcataataatttgaaaaatataaaatacaatatcCATATCtgttttaaaactataaacatGATGGCCATGATCTAATAATATGATTCCATGAAgcataaaacttttattaacGTAGTCAACCATTGGATATTGTCCAGCCCAAAATATCTAATTCAATGGGCCGAACCTACCCAATACAGCCCATTGTTTTGgattaaaatctttaaaaaaattggaggctaaattaaaaaaagaaggaaatattCTAAGCCCTCCACGTATTACGTTGATGACGTGTACCATCGTATATAAACAAATGCacaaaactttattatattgttGTAAAGTAGTACTTTTATTGGCGATCCTCATCCATTTCCTCTCTCGTCGTTGTCTGGGAATCGGTGACTTTTGAATCTTTGCGACTCTCTTGTAGTGATAAATTGATCGTTATCTACTTTGATACTCTCCGGTCGTTTTTCTCCGGTGCTGGAGATCCGATTCCTTATCTTTTCTGTCTTGGCTCGAGATCCGAGCCAAGCAGTAAAGAAGACGACTTTGTTTCACGATTTGGAATTTGATTCCTGCGATCACAGGTATGACAggttagattttgttttgtatagtTGTATACATACTTCTTTgtgatgttttgtttacttaatCGAATTTTTGGAGTGTTTTAAGGTCTCTCGTTTAGAAATCGTGGAAAATATCACTGTGTGTGTGTTCTTATGATTCACAGTGTTTATGGGTTTcatgttctttgttttatcattGAATGGGAAGAAATTTCGTTGGGATACAAATTTCTCATGTTCTTACTGATCGTTATTAGGAGTTTGGGGAAAAAGGAagagtttttttggttggttcgAGTGATTATGAGGTTATTTCTGTATTTGATTTATGAGTTAATGGTCGTTTTAATGTTGTAGATGGCATCGGGTGAGGGAATTTTGACGGATGGACAGTGGAAAAAGCTTGAAATAGCAACTCATAATTCTGGAAGTTTGTCATCATCGCCTAAATCTCATACTCTCTTTGCTGATCTGAACATTAAGTCTCCCACTGGTGGCAAAGGACCAGTTGCTGGGATTCCTAATAGGCATGTGCGACGTACTCACTCAGGGAAGCATATTCGTGTTAAGAAGGGTATTAAACTTTCTTCAACCTTTTGTGCTTGTTATTTGGCTAATAGATCCTTTTAGGGAGTGATATGACTCTTTATTAGTTCCTTTCAAATTTGCTTTAGTGAAAAGACTTAAGTTTTCAGTAGAAGAGTTCAAGTGTGTAGGTGATATATGGTTTACTTATGTGGCAATGATATCTGCAGAGGGTGCTGGTGGCAAAGGAACTTGGGGAAAGCTTCTTGACACTGATGATGGTGACTCCTGTATTGATAAGAATGATCCCAATTACGATAGTGGAGAGGTACTTTCATATTTGcgccttttgttttgtgttggatacttttccttgtttctttAGTGTATCTAACATCCCttgattttatcttttattagtAGTTTGCTTTTTTCATTCATATACTCAATTTAACAGGACGCATATGATGGACTTGTTGATTCACCGGTATCAGACCCGTTGAATGATTACAAAAAGTCAGTAGTTTCCATCATTGACGAATACTTTAGCACCGGGGATGTGAAAGTGGCGGCATCTGACCTCAGGGAACTTGGTTCAAGCGAATATCATCCTTACTTCACCAAGCGACTTGTTTCTATGGCCATGGACAGACACGATAAGGAGAAGGAAATGGCTTCAGTGCTACTCTCTGCATTGTATGCTGATGTTATTTTACCTGATCAAATTAGGGATGGATTTATAAGACTTCTCAGATCTGTTGATGACCTTGCGGTGGACATCCTTGATGCTGTTAATGTCCTTGCATTGTTTATTGCACGGGCCATCGTTGACGAAATTCTCCCTCCGGTTTTTCTGGTTAGATCTAAGAAGATTCTTCCAGAATCTTGCAAAGGGTTTCAGGTTATTGTAACTGCAGAAAAGAGCTATCTCTCAGCTCCTCACCATGCAGAACTAGTGGAGAAGAAATGGGGAGGTAGTACTCACACTACAGTAgaagaaacgaagaaaaagaTATCTGAAATCTTGAAGGAATACGTGGAAAACGGAGACACTTACGAAGCTTGTAGATGCATCAGGGAATTAGGTGTCTCGTTTTTCCATCATGAGGTTGTGAAGAGGGCTTTGGTTCTGGCGATGGATTCTCCAACCGCTGAGTCACTTGTACTAAAGCTGTTGAAGGAAACTGCTGAAGAAGGACTGATCAGTTCGAGTCAAATGGTGAAGGGATTCTTCCGAGTAGCAGAGAGTCTCGATGACCTTGCTCTAGATATCCCATCTGCCAAAAAGCTGTTTGATTCGATAGTTCCAAAGGCTATTTCTGGAGGCTGGCTCGATGATTCATTTAAGATAACCTCTGATCAAGATGGAGAAAAATCGAGTCAAGACGGAAAGCTAAGACAGTACAAGAAGGATACAGTGAACATAATTCAGGAATATTTCTTATCAGATGACATTCCTGAGCTAATCCGCAGTCTTCAAGATTTAGGGGCACCTGAATATAACCCGGTGTTTCTGAAGAGGCTCATAACTCTTGCTCTAGAcaggaaaaacagagaaaaggaaatggCTTCGGTTCTTCTTTCTGCTCTTCACATGGAGCTATTCTCAACTGAAGATTTCATAAACGGTTTCATTATGCTCCTGGAATCGGCAGAAGACACAGCTTTAGATATCATGGACGCATCAAACGaacttgctctgtttttagcTAGAGCTGTGATTGACGACGTCTTAGCTCCACTTAACCTTGAAGATATCTCAACCAAGCTGCCTCCAAAATCAACCGGAACCGAAACAGTCCGCTCAGCCAGGTCTCTTATCTCCGCCAGACACGCAGGAGAGAGACTCCTAAGAAGCTGGGGAGGTGGAACCGGCTGGATAGTGGAAGATGCAAAGGACAAAATCTCGAAACTCCTAGAAGAATACGAAACAGGAGGAGTAACATCAGAAGCTTGTCAATGTATCCGCGATCTAGGGATGCCTTTTTTCAACCACGAAGTAGTGAAGAAAGCTTTGGTGATGGCAATGGAGAAGCAGAATGATCGGTTACTGAATCTGCTTGAGGAGTGTTTTGGTGAAGGATTGATTACAACTAACCAAATGACGAAAGGGTTTGGTCGTGTTAACGACAGCCTCGATGACTTGTCGCTTGATATACCGAACGCGAAAGAGAAGTTTGAGCTGTATGCTAGTCATGCCATGGACAATGGTTGGATCCTTCCCGAGTTTGGGATTTCTGCAACTCAGTGATTAGTGGTTCTCTTATcagtttcttgtgtttgtgCTTACGATACTTTCCTCACTATCTACATATATGTATGGATTCAGTTAGTAGATAAACATGAGATGTTTATATGTTCATGTGTTTCTGTCTGgttgttgtgttttgtctttgtacTGATATCTTTTAGTGTGTTCTAATTTCTGATGGATTTTTGTTACATTGAAAATAAGTTATTAGCATGGTTAATTTGTGTTAACTTATTACTCTTGtgatattttatgaaaattatttataaatatagaaaatatggtaattaaattataaaaagataaataaaaatatatttgttcgGTCGGTGAGATAATTATGACTCCGGTTCCGGGATAGAGCAAACAAAAGGATAGACCAATACTCGTTGCCAAACAGCTTTATCCTcgtttttatatttgttttgattctttcttcttctgctcaaCTTTACTGTCCGGCGTACTCAGCACCATCAATGGACCGCCCGGAGACGATCGCCGTCAAATGCGAACCCATGACCGTTGACTCTCCTTCTCGACCTCTAAAGCTTGTAGTTTTAGCTGACCTTAATTTCAATCCTCCTGAGACTGATGATCTTGACTCATCCATTCCAATCCCTACTCCTCCTCCCATCACTAGGTACTTCTACATACGTAGTTGTGTGTGTTTCAGCTAATTAACCTATTTCTTTCTGTTGCTTTCGACTAACTTTCTTTTgctgagatttttttttcctctgttcgGAAGAAACATATGTT includes:
- a CDS encoding MA3 domain-containing protein (MA3 domain-containing protein; CONTAINS InterPro DOMAIN/s: Initiation factor eIF-4 gamma, MA3 (InterPro:IPR003891); BEST Arabidopsis thaliana protein match is: MA3 domain-containing protein (TAIR:AT3G48390.1); Has 1948 Blast hits to 791 proteins in 110 species: Archae - 0; Bacteria - 0; Metazoa - 1230; Fungi - 12; Plants - 571; Viruses - 0; Other Eukaryotes - 135 (source: NCBI BLink).); the protein is MASGEGILTDGQWKKLEIATHNSGSLSSSPKSHTLFADLNIKSPTGGKGPVAGIPNRHVRRTHSGKHIRVKKEGAGGKGTWGKLLDTDDGDSCIDKNDPNYDSGEDAYDGLVDSPVSDPLNDYKKSVVSIIDEYFSTGDVKVAASDLRELGSSEYHPYFTKRLVSMAMDRHDKEKEMASVLLSALYADVILPDQIRDGFIRLLRSVDDLAVDILDAVNVLALFIARAIVDEILPPVFLVRSKKILPESCKGFQVIVTAEKSYLSAPHHAELVEKKWGGSTHTTVEETKKKISEILKEYVENGDTYEACRCIRELGVSFFHHEVVKRALVLAMDSPTAESLVLKLLKETAEEGLISSSQMVKGFFRVAESLDDLALDIPSAKKLFDSIVPKAISGGWLDDSFKITSDQDGEKSSQDGKLRQYKKDTVNIIQEYFLSDDIPELIRSLQDLGAPEYNPVFLKRLITLALDRKNREKEMASVLLSALHMELFSTEDFINGFIMLLESAEDTALDIMDASNELALFLARAVIDDVLAPLNLEDISTKLPPKSTGTETVRSARSLISARHAGERLLRSWGGGTGWIVEDAKDKISKLLEEYETGGVTSEACQCIRDLGMPFFNHEVVKKALVMAMEKQNDRLLNLLEECFGEGLITTNQMTKGFGRVNDSLDDLSLDIPNAKEKFELYASHAMDNGWILPEFGISATQ